Proteins from a single region of Streptomyces spectabilis:
- a CDS encoding ATP-binding protein yields MIASTQQLFAARPESVREAREFVAKALDNWGLIARAEDIRLCLSELATNAVVHGTDPGQGFLVRLRSDDDVVRLEVQDSRRRRPTVRAPSADEPSGRGLTLVVALSDGWGVEDRTPAGKVVWSCFKGAGGKPR; encoded by the coding sequence ATGATCGCGTCGACACAACAGCTCTTCGCCGCGCGACCTGAATCAGTGCGTGAGGCGCGGGAGTTCGTGGCCAAGGCGTTGGACAACTGGGGTCTGATCGCCCGCGCTGAGGACATTCGTCTCTGCCTGTCCGAGCTCGCCACTAATGCCGTGGTCCACGGCACCGATCCAGGACAGGGGTTTCTCGTCAGGCTCCGTTCCGATGACGACGTCGTACGCCTGGAAGTGCAAGACAGCCGTCGTCGGCGGCCCACCGTGCGTGCGCCGTCCGCAGATGAACCCTCCGGACGGGGCCTGACACTGGTGGTCGCGCTCTCCGACGGATGGGGGGTGGAGGACCGCACCCCGGCCGGGAAGGTCGTCTGGTCCTGCTTCAAGGGCGCAGGAGGGAAGCCACGCTGA
- a CDS encoding PadR family transcriptional regulator, which produces MADPLTKAASQLRKGVLEYCVLALMRDGPRYGVELVEELSAVAVMTTSQGTIYPLLSRLRRDRLVDTELRESPSGPPRRYYTLTPEGRTALADFTASWPLFRDAVDHFLAPAPRPSHDTENPHDGT; this is translated from the coding sequence ATGGCGGACCCGCTGACGAAGGCCGCGAGCCAGCTGCGCAAGGGCGTACTGGAGTACTGCGTCCTGGCCCTGATGCGCGACGGCCCGCGCTACGGCGTCGAGCTGGTAGAGGAGCTGTCCGCCGTCGCCGTGATGACGACGAGCCAGGGCACGATCTACCCGCTCCTGTCCCGGCTGCGCCGCGACCGCCTGGTGGACACGGAGCTGCGCGAGTCCCCCAGCGGCCCGCCCCGCCGCTACTACACGCTCACGCCCGAGGGCCGCACGGCCCTCGCGGACTTCACGGCGAGCTGGCCCCTCTTCCGGGACGCCGTCGACCACTTCCTGGCGCCGGCGCCCCGCCCTTCGCACGACACGGAGAACCCCCATGACGGCACTTGA
- a CDS encoding CBS domain-containing protein translates to MTPVRTQHRGVAPAPEAVVGGRDAVGPRVCDDMTVEVALSLMAGARVDHLVLCDGDEQSTGLVTLAGLAVLRGSPAYTDRLRLRDVVTGPCLLPGPRSTAVGEYDRTTGIRTLAG, encoded by the coding sequence ATGACGCCTGTTCGGACGCAGCACCGTGGAGTGGCCCCCGCCCCTGAGGCCGTCGTCGGCGGAAGGGACGCGGTCGGACCGCGGGTCTGTGACGACATGACGGTCGAGGTGGCCCTGTCCCTCATGGCCGGTGCCCGTGTCGATCACCTCGTCCTCTGCGACGGGGACGAGCAGAGCACGGGCCTGGTCACCCTGGCAGGGCTTGCCGTTCTCCGCGGCAGCCCCGCCTACACGGACCGGCTCCGGCTGCGGGACGTGGTCACCGGACCGTGCCTCCTGCCCGGCCCCCGGTCCACCGCCGTCGGCGAGTACGACCGGACTACGGGCATCCGCACGCTCGCCGGCTGA
- a CDS encoding cold-shock protein codes for MSNGTVKWFNAEKGFGFIEQEGGGPDVFAHYSNIATQGFRELQEGQKVSFDIAQGQKGPTAENIVPA; via the coding sequence ATGTCTAATGGCACCGTGAAGTGGTTCAACGCGGAAAAGGGCTTCGGCTTCATCGAGCAGGAGGGTGGCGGCCCCGACGTCTTCGCCCACTACTCGAACATCGCCACCCAGGGCTTCCGCGAGCTGCAGGAAGGCCAGAAGGTGTCGTTCGACATCGCGCAGGGCCAGAAGGGCCCGACGGCCGAGAACATCGTCCCCGCCTGA
- a CDS encoding helix-turn-helix domain-containing protein, whose product MATVHHWTGLEARALRLALRMSVRGFAQRLGLAVATVSKWEKLLAATEPRPDTQAILDTALGRADSSVHLRFETILSETGGRAGSAAGCRVTAAGPRAWEYESWTDDLDRTSVALSRQDFTFADSLLARWLNRFRATELDDKGLYLYARSTALLGDLKRDQGCVLGPLSAHHAYRDARSVFTHLDIPRRVAQLDLSLAVVAEMSGKLDTAAHTYQNLAVDERLSRRDRTRARLWVGTALSKDGHHDYATRVMQAATREFEDLSEPDDWSVAHQKLALARRGAGDLTQALYFIDIARRSGCTDSPMQCVRMDTAHGHVLLSDRATRDDGLHVLDQAAGTAAQYGLVHQLRSIESVKASSEGPGGLRQR is encoded by the coding sequence GTGGCGACCGTGCACCACTGGACCGGCCTGGAAGCCAGAGCCCTACGGCTTGCCCTGCGCATGAGTGTGCGGGGCTTCGCCCAGCGCCTCGGACTCGCGGTCGCGACCGTGTCGAAGTGGGAGAAGCTCCTGGCCGCCACGGAGCCCCGGCCCGATACCCAGGCCATCCTCGACACCGCGCTAGGCCGCGCAGACTCCTCCGTGCACCTGCGCTTCGAAACGATCCTGTCGGAGACCGGCGGTCGCGCGGGGTCGGCGGCCGGGTGCCGGGTGACGGCCGCCGGTCCCAGAGCCTGGGAGTACGAGTCCTGGACCGACGACCTGGACCGTACTTCCGTAGCCCTGTCCCGGCAGGACTTCACCTTCGCCGACAGCCTGCTGGCCAGGTGGCTGAACCGCTTCAGAGCCACCGAACTGGATGACAAGGGCCTATATCTCTACGCCCGCTCCACCGCACTCCTCGGAGATCTCAAGCGTGATCAGGGGTGCGTACTCGGACCGCTGTCCGCCCACCATGCGTACAGGGACGCGCGCTCGGTCTTCACCCATCTCGACATCCCCCGCCGCGTCGCCCAGCTCGACCTGTCCCTCGCGGTCGTCGCGGAGATGTCCGGCAAGCTGGACACAGCCGCTCACACCTACCAGAACCTCGCCGTAGACGAGCGGCTGTCCCGGCGGGACCGGACCAGAGCCAGGCTCTGGGTGGGAACCGCACTGAGCAAGGACGGGCACCACGACTACGCGACCCGTGTCATGCAGGCCGCGACCCGCGAGTTCGAGGACCTGTCCGAACCCGACGACTGGTCGGTGGCACACCAGAAACTCGCCCTTGCCCGTCGAGGCGCCGGTGATCTCACCCAGGCCCTCTACTTCATCGACATCGCCCGCCGCAGCGGGTGCACTGACTCACCGATGCAATGCGTACGCATGGACACCGCTCACGGCCACGTCCTGCTTTCCGACAGGGCGACCCGGGATGATGGGCTTCACGTCCTCGACCAGGCTGCTGGAACAGCCGCGCAGTACGGCCTCGTGCACCAACTGCGCAGTATCGAGAGCGTGAAGGCCAGCAGTGAGGGGCCGGGAGGGCTCCGGCAACGGTGA
- a CDS encoding YdcF family protein, with amino-acid sequence MSDNQKAITEDQWHQAKLVWDHHQMHHEARAADVAIGLGSHDLGVATHAAELYRRGLCPLLVFTGGNSPTTRSRFPRGEAVHYREHAIDLGVPASAILLEPNAANTGQNITLSRDVLAAVGVTPTTALLVSKPYMERRSFATARKLWPEVEIVCASEPLEFDDYLKSIGDEKLVVDMLVGDLQRVIEYPRLGFAIEQEVPQDVHAAYESLIRDGFTSRLIAP; translated from the coding sequence GTGAGCGACAACCAGAAGGCCATCACCGAGGACCAGTGGCACCAGGCGAAGCTGGTCTGGGACCACCATCAGATGCACCACGAGGCTCGAGCGGCCGACGTGGCGATCGGCTTGGGCAGTCATGATCTCGGTGTGGCCACCCACGCAGCCGAGCTCTACCGCAGGGGGCTCTGCCCGCTCCTGGTCTTCACCGGCGGCAACAGTCCCACCACCCGGTCCCGCTTCCCGCGCGGCGAGGCCGTGCACTATCGCGAGCACGCCATCGACCTCGGCGTCCCCGCCTCCGCGATCCTGCTGGAGCCGAACGCCGCGAACACCGGGCAGAACATCACCCTCTCCCGCGACGTTCTTGCCGCCGTCGGCGTCACCCCGACCACCGCGCTGCTGGTCTCCAAGCCCTACATGGAACGACGATCGTTCGCGACCGCCCGCAAGCTGTGGCCCGAGGTCGAGATCGTGTGCGCTTCGGAGCCACTGGAATTCGACGACTACCTCAAGAGCATCGGCGACGAGAAGCTCGTGGTGGACATGCTCGTCGGCGACCTCCAGCGGGTGATCGAGTACCCGAGGCTCGGCTTCGCCATCGAGCAGGAGGTCCCGCAGGACGTGCATGCCGCGTACGAATCCCTCATCCGCGACGGCTTCACCAGCCGCCTCATCGCTCCCTGA
- a CDS encoding phosphoribosyltransferase produces the protein MSDVRENLTYEKFGGAIRELAQTIADDGYEPDVVLSIARGGVFVAGGLAYALDCKNIHLVNVEFYTGVGTTLEMPVMLAPVPNAIDFTDKKVLIADDVADTGKTLKLVHDFCLDHVAEVRSAVIYEKSHSLVKCEYVWKRTDEWINFPWSVEPPVVQRHGQVLDA, from the coding sequence ATGAGCGACGTGCGCGAGAACCTTACGTACGAGAAGTTCGGCGGCGCCATCCGTGAGCTGGCCCAGACGATCGCCGACGACGGGTACGAGCCCGACGTCGTGCTGAGCATCGCCCGCGGGGGCGTCTTCGTCGCCGGTGGCCTCGCGTACGCCCTCGACTGCAAGAACATCCACCTGGTGAACGTGGAGTTCTACACGGGAGTGGGGACGACGCTGGAAATGCCCGTCATGCTGGCGCCGGTGCCCAACGCGATCGACTTCACCGACAAGAAGGTGCTCATCGCCGACGACGTCGCCGACACCGGCAAGACGCTGAAGCTCGTGCACGACTTCTGCCTCGACCACGTGGCCGAGGTGCGCTCCGCCGTCATCTATGAGAAGTCCCACTCGCTCGTGAAGTGCGAGTACGTGTGGAAGCGTACGGATGAGTGGATCAACTTCCCGTGGAGCGTCGAGCCGCCCGTCGTGCAGCGGCACGGGCAGGTTCTCGACGCCTGA
- a CDS encoding HAAS signaling domain-containing protein: MTALDHALVRAYLTEVERATTALPAARREELLADLREHIEVSLAEADTRDDATVRGILDQLGSPAAIAASALAEAPAMPEAPEPDRLRTRLTILVLAASGPLMLIAGPLAMLAAIAAGVYLLSNSTRWTARQKLKGAALTLSLPALLLVGLVAGADRIGPTELLLLLLLNVVLPLLGARLLWRTRRPAGPVPARA; this comes from the coding sequence ATGACGGCACTTGACCACGCCCTCGTCCGCGCCTATCTGACGGAGGTCGAGCGCGCGACGACGGCCCTGCCCGCCGCCCGCCGCGAGGAACTCCTCGCCGACCTGCGCGAGCACATCGAGGTCAGCCTCGCCGAGGCGGACACCCGGGACGACGCGACGGTGCGCGGGATCCTGGACCAGCTGGGCAGCCCGGCGGCGATCGCGGCCTCGGCCCTCGCGGAGGCCCCCGCCATGCCCGAAGCCCCCGAGCCGGACCGGCTCCGCACCCGCCTCACGATCCTCGTACTGGCGGCCTCCGGGCCCCTGATGCTGATCGCCGGACCGCTCGCGATGCTGGCCGCGATCGCGGCGGGCGTCTACCTCCTGTCCAACTCCACCCGCTGGACCGCGCGCCAGAAGCTCAAGGGCGCCGCGCTGACGCTCTCGCTCCCGGCCCTGCTCCTGGTCGGCCTCGTCGCGGGAGCGGACCGCATCGGCCCGACGGAACTGCTGCTGCTCCTGCTCCTGAACGTGGTGCTGCCGCTGCTCGGCGCGCGCCTGCTGTGGCGCACGCGGCGGCCCGCCGGCCCCGTACCGGCGCGGGCATGA
- a CDS encoding FG-GAP and VCBS repeat-containing protein: MRLRTATLLTTALTAATLTPLTLPTTATAAPATYADDFNGDGYRDYAGQQSLDGNKGGSVQVTFGTAEGPGSRFQIVDQDSPGVPGSDERGDSWAEGTRVAADFDRDGYGDLAVSAVNEKVGRQRGQGAVTVLWGSPTGLKGGTAVPNKAPGAQKAFGDGLATGDFDGDGKPDLAATNGGSVYVYKGGISRTGVGSSAQRLAKRGLTPTDLIAGKVTKDRATDLVVVGPVVRDWQETGDAWFVKGGRTLKPGATLRLGAYADSANGVIADFDRNGYGDLAIGNYADSKYKGAVTVWRGGRTGPGATARITQGTPGVAGTPEKGDRFGGSLSAGDTNGDGYPDLAVGAESETVDGTRRAGGVHVLRGGASGLKGTGSKWFARNSAGIPGSPGEADRFGSTVRLRDTDRDGYADLYVHGEFDPVRLPGSASGIKNSGVSRVEYGIVEGFLQ; this comes from the coding sequence GTGCGCCTGCGCACCGCAACCCTGCTCACCACCGCCCTCACCGCCGCGACCCTCACCCCTCTCACCCTGCCCACCACGGCGACGGCCGCCCCCGCCACGTACGCGGACGACTTCAACGGGGACGGCTACCGGGACTACGCAGGGCAACAGTCGCTCGACGGCAACAAGGGCGGGTCCGTCCAGGTCACCTTCGGCACGGCGGAAGGACCCGGCAGCCGGTTCCAGATCGTCGACCAGGACAGTCCTGGCGTCCCCGGCAGCGACGAGCGGGGGGACTCCTGGGCCGAGGGCACCCGCGTCGCCGCGGACTTCGACCGCGACGGATACGGCGACCTCGCCGTGTCCGCCGTCAACGAGAAGGTCGGCCGCCAACGGGGCCAGGGCGCGGTGACCGTGCTGTGGGGCTCGCCGACCGGCCTGAAGGGCGGCACGGCCGTCCCCAACAAGGCCCCCGGCGCGCAGAAGGCCTTCGGGGACGGCCTCGCCACCGGTGACTTCGACGGCGACGGCAAGCCGGACCTCGCCGCGACCAACGGCGGCTCGGTGTACGTCTACAAGGGCGGCATCTCACGCACAGGAGTGGGCAGTTCCGCACAGCGCCTCGCCAAGCGCGGCCTCACCCCCACCGACCTGATCGCGGGCAAGGTCACCAAGGACCGCGCGACGGACCTGGTTGTCGTGGGCCCGGTGGTACGGGACTGGCAGGAGACAGGTGACGCCTGGTTCGTCAAGGGCGGCAGAACCCTCAAGCCCGGTGCCACGCTGCGCCTCGGCGCGTACGCGGACAGCGCGAACGGCGTGATCGCCGACTTCGACAGGAACGGGTACGGCGACCTCGCCATCGGCAACTACGCGGACTCCAAGTACAAGGGCGCGGTGACCGTCTGGCGCGGCGGCAGGACCGGCCCCGGCGCGACGGCCCGGATCACGCAGGGCACCCCCGGCGTCGCGGGCACCCCGGAGAAGGGCGACCGCTTCGGCGGCTCCCTCTCGGCGGGCGACACCAACGGCGACGGCTACCCGGACCTGGCCGTCGGCGCGGAGAGCGAGACCGTCGACGGCACGCGGCGCGCGGGTGGTGTCCATGTCCTGCGCGGCGGCGCGTCCGGCCTGAAGGGCACGGGGTCGAAGTGGTTCGCCCGCAACAGCGCCGGGATCCCCGGTTCCCCCGGCGAGGCGGACCGCTTCGGCAGCACGGTGCGCCTGCGGGACACCGACCGCGACGGCTACGCGGACCTGTACGTGCACGGCGAGTTCGACCCGGTCCGTCTGCCCGGCTCCGCGTCCGGGATCAAGAACAGTGGGGTGTCCCGCGTGGAGTACGGGATCGTCGAGGGCTTCCTCCAGTAG
- a CDS encoding DEAD/DEAH box helicase: MNRRRTTRSPDRSGIPRNSRSCDPVSPGTGTPALPAVEAFADLALPARLLAELGREGVTVPFPIQAATLPNTLAGRDVLGRGRTGSGKTLAFGLATLARTAGRRAEPRQPLALVLVPTRELAQQVTDALAPYARAVSLRLATVVGGMSLNRQTGALRAGVEVVVATPGRLKDLVDRGACRLDDVGITVLDEADQMADMGFVPQVTALLDRVRPDGQRMLFSATLDRDVDLLVRRYLVDPVVHSVDPSAGAVTTMEHHVLHVHDADKQRTTTEIAARDGRVIMFLDTKHAADRLTRHLLSNGVRAAALHGGKSQPQRTRTLARFKSGHVTVLVATNVAARGIHVDHLDLVVNVDPPGDHKDYLHRGGRTARAGESGSVVTLVTPGQRRAVRRLMASAGITPQVARVRSGEEELSRITGAQAPSGVPVVITAPDVERSRSRRGRRGPAGQERPFGEAARSRAA, translated from the coding sequence TTGAATCGCAGGCGCACCACACGCAGCCCTGACCGCTCCGGCATTCCGCGCAATTCCCGGTCCTGCGATCCGGTATCGCCGGGGACGGGCACGCCCGCGCTGCCCGCCGTCGAGGCGTTCGCCGATCTCGCCCTGCCCGCGCGGCTGTTGGCCGAGCTCGGCCGTGAAGGTGTGACCGTGCCGTTCCCGATCCAGGCGGCGACCCTGCCGAACACCCTGGCCGGCCGTGACGTGCTCGGCCGTGGCCGCACCGGCTCGGGCAAGACCCTCGCCTTCGGCCTCGCCACCCTGGCCCGTACGGCAGGACGGCGTGCCGAGCCGCGGCAGCCGCTCGCCCTCGTCCTCGTCCCCACCCGCGAACTCGCGCAGCAGGTCACCGACGCGCTCGCTCCGTACGCCCGTGCCGTGAGCCTGCGGCTCGCCACCGTCGTCGGCGGGATGTCCCTCAACAGGCAGACCGGTGCGCTGCGCGCCGGGGTCGAGGTCGTCGTCGCGACGCCGGGGCGGCTCAAGGACCTCGTCGACCGCGGCGCATGCCGGCTGGACGACGTCGGCATCACGGTCCTCGACGAGGCCGACCAGATGGCCGACATGGGCTTCGTACCGCAGGTCACCGCCCTGCTCGACCGGGTGCGTCCGGACGGGCAGCGGATGCTCTTCTCGGCCACTCTGGACCGCGACGTCGACCTGCTGGTCCGCCGCTATCTGGTGGACCCGGTGGTCCACTCCGTCGACCCGTCGGCGGGCGCGGTCACCACGATGGAGCACCACGTCCTCCACGTACACGACGCGGACAAGCAGCGGACGACCACCGAGATCGCCGCGCGGGACGGCCGCGTGATCATGTTCCTGGACACCAAGCACGCGGCCGACCGGCTGACCAGGCACCTGCTGAGCAACGGTGTCCGTGCCGCGGCCCTGCACGGCGGCAAGTCCCAGCCGCAGCGCACGCGGACCCTGGCCCGGTTCAAGAGCGGGCACGTGACCGTCCTGGTGGCGACCAACGTCGCGGCGCGCGGGATCCACGTCGACCATCTCGACCTGGTCGTCAACGTGGATCCGCCCGGTGACCACAAGGACTACCTGCACCGCGGCGGTCGCACGGCCCGCGCGGGCGAGTCCGGCAGCGTCGTCACCCTGGTGACTCCCGGCCAGCGCCGCGCGGTGCGCCGGCTGATGGCCTCGGCGGGCATCACCCCCCAGGTCGCCCGGGTGCGATCGGGCGAGGAGGAGCTGAGCCGCATCACCGGCGCCCAGGCCCCTTCCGGTGTCCCGGTCGTCATCACCGCGCCGGACGTGGAACGGTCCCGGAGCCGCCGGGGGCGACGAGGCCCGGCCGGACAGGAGCGGCCCTTCGGCGAAGCGGCGCGCTCCAGGGCCGCCTAG
- a CDS encoding NUDIX domain-containing protein codes for MKPPSPADPVAWNAYLAEGNATQPRKRVAADVLIRDADGRVLLVKPTYKPGWDLPGGMAEANEPPHQAALRELREELGLHVAPLRLLVVDWVPPHGPWDDQLCFVFDGGVLPRDRASALRPHDEELSDTAFATVSDAQELLRPRLGTRLEAAIRALATGCPEYLHDGSAYPEHR; via the coding sequence ATGAAGCCTCCCTCTCCCGCCGACCCAGTGGCCTGGAACGCGTATCTCGCCGAGGGGAACGCCACCCAGCCGCGCAAGCGCGTCGCGGCGGACGTGCTGATCCGGGACGCCGACGGCCGGGTGCTGCTGGTCAAGCCCACGTACAAGCCGGGCTGGGACCTGCCGGGCGGAATGGCCGAGGCCAACGAGCCCCCGCACCAGGCGGCTCTACGGGAGCTGCGGGAAGAACTGGGCCTGCACGTCGCCCCGCTCCGGCTTCTGGTGGTGGACTGGGTCCCGCCCCACGGCCCGTGGGACGACCAGCTGTGCTTCGTCTTCGACGGCGGCGTCCTGCCCCGTGACCGGGCGTCCGCACTCCGCCCGCACGACGAGGAACTGTCCGACACCGCCTTCGCCACCGTCAGCGACGCCCAGGAGCTCCTGCGACCGCGCCTCGGCACGCGCCTCGAAGCCGCGATACGGGCGCTCGCCACCGGGTGTCCCGAGTATCTGCACGACGGCTCCGCGTACCCGGAACACCGCTGA
- the dcd gene encoding dCTP deaminase — protein MLLSDKDIRAEIDSGRVRIDPYDESMVQPSSIDVRLDRYFRVFENHRYPHIDPSVEQADLTRLVEPEGDEPFILHPGEFVLASTYEVITLPDDLASRLEGKSSLGRLGLVTHSTAGFIDPGFSGHVTLELSNLATLPIKLWPGMKIGQLCLFRLTSSAEAPYGSERYGSRYQGQRGPTASRSFLNFHRTQV, from the coding sequence GTGCTTCTCTCAGACAAGGACATCCGGGCCGAGATCGACTCCGGGCGGGTACGGATCGATCCCTACGACGAATCCATGGTGCAGCCGTCGAGCATCGACGTGCGCCTCGACCGGTACTTCCGGGTGTTCGAGAACCACCGGTACCCGCACATCGATCCGTCCGTGGAGCAGGCGGATCTGACCCGGCTCGTGGAGCCCGAGGGGGACGAGCCGTTCATCCTCCACCCGGGGGAGTTCGTGCTCGCGTCGACGTACGAGGTCATCACGCTGCCCGACGACCTCGCCAGCAGGCTGGAGGGCAAGTCGAGCCTCGGCCGGCTCGGGCTCGTCACGCACTCCACCGCCGGGTTCATCGACCCCGGGTTCTCGGGGCACGTGACCCTGGAGCTCTCGAACCTCGCCACGCTGCCGATCAAGCTCTGGCCGGGGATGAAGATCGGGCAGCTGTGCCTGTTCCGGCTGACCTCGTCCGCCGAGGCCCCGTACGGGTCCGAGCGGTACGGGTCGCGCTACCAGGGACAGCGCGGGCCCACGGCCTCCCGTTCCTTCCTCAACTTCCATCGGACCCAGGTGTGA
- a CDS encoding FG-GAP-like repeat-containing protein: protein MRTRTLALAAATALAATGLTLPLAAGASAAPAGATPPTKADFNGDGYEDLAVGVPGAGVGGKAKAGYVSVVWGGPEGLRPKGAVRISQATANVPGTPEAGDRFGASVAVADFDGDGLTDLAVGAPGEDVDGKADAGNATVVYGTKTGFGKANSAGRGAKAKDSYGNALAAADFNGDKRFDLAIGGTDKVVVNYDPRAAKTEPGMGDRMGGRAPVLSTGDFDDDGLADLAVAYYTKQQPYTQSHVQLYRYDKQEKRLLLSWSNSNGATSAFATGDFNGDGLDDLALGNCREIADENIDDPCGPEELTKGGGVHIRYGNPNGSFGSRTQTLNQDTPGVPGVAEKGDGFGEAVTARDIDNDGFTDLIIGAPGEAIGSKKGAGSVTVLHGAKKGILDADDELGDGEADGYAFQQDTNQIPGTAETGDRFGAALVTGDYDNDGKPELATAAPGEDASAGGVWVSPDVLPPGTTTVTPKSLNLPVSSTALTYGAVLGH from the coding sequence GTGCGCACACGCACCCTCGCCCTGGCCGCCGCCACGGCGCTCGCGGCGACCGGCCTCACCCTGCCGCTCGCCGCGGGCGCGAGCGCCGCGCCCGCCGGCGCCACCCCGCCCACCAAGGCCGACTTCAACGGCGACGGCTACGAGGACCTCGCCGTCGGCGTCCCGGGCGCGGGTGTCGGGGGCAAGGCCAAGGCCGGTTACGTGAGCGTGGTCTGGGGCGGGCCCGAAGGGCTGCGGCCCAAGGGCGCCGTACGGATCAGCCAGGCCACCGCGAACGTGCCGGGCACCCCGGAGGCGGGCGACCGCTTCGGCGCGTCCGTGGCCGTCGCGGACTTCGACGGCGACGGCCTCACCGACCTCGCGGTCGGCGCCCCGGGCGAGGACGTCGACGGCAAGGCGGACGCGGGCAACGCGACCGTCGTGTACGGCACGAAGACCGGCTTCGGCAAGGCCAACAGCGCGGGCCGCGGCGCCAAGGCCAAGGACAGCTACGGCAACGCCCTGGCCGCCGCCGACTTCAACGGCGACAAGCGGTTCGACCTGGCCATCGGCGGCACCGACAAGGTCGTCGTCAACTACGACCCGCGCGCCGCGAAGACCGAGCCGGGCATGGGCGACCGCATGGGCGGCCGCGCCCCCGTCCTGTCCACGGGCGACTTCGACGACGACGGCCTCGCCGACCTGGCCGTGGCGTACTACACCAAGCAGCAGCCGTACACCCAGTCCCACGTCCAGCTCTACCGCTACGACAAGCAGGAGAAGCGCCTCCTGCTGTCCTGGTCCAACAGCAACGGCGCCACCTCCGCCTTCGCCACCGGCGACTTCAACGGCGACGGCCTCGACGACCTCGCCCTCGGCAACTGCCGCGAGATCGCCGACGAGAACATCGACGACCCGTGCGGCCCCGAGGAGCTGACCAAGGGCGGCGGCGTCCACATCCGCTACGGCAACCCCAACGGCTCCTTCGGCTCGCGGACCCAGACCCTCAACCAGGACACCCCGGGCGTCCCGGGCGTGGCCGAGAAAGGCGACGGCTTCGGCGAGGCCGTCACCGCCCGCGACATCGACAACGACGGCTTCACCGACCTGATCATCGGCGCCCCCGGCGAGGCCATCGGCAGCAAGAAGGGCGCGGGCAGCGTCACGGTCCTCCACGGCGCCAAGAAGGGCATCCTCGACGCCGACGACGAGCTCGGCGACGGCGAGGCCGACGGCTACGCCTTCCAGCAGGACACGAACCAGATCCCCGGCACCGCCGAGACCGGCGACCGCTTCGGCGCCGCCCTCGTCACCGGCGACTACGACAACGACGGCAAGCCGGAGCTCGCCACCGCCGCCCCCGGCGAGGACGCCTCCGCCGGCGGCGTCTGGGTCTCGCCGGACGTCCTGCCGCCGGGCACCACCACCGTCACCCCCAAGTCCCTGAACCTGCCCGTGTCTTCGACGGCACTGACGTACGGCGCCGTCCTCGGCCACTAG
- a CDS encoding YIP1 family protein, translating to MAGFRIGRGGRDNRAQQSGRPQGHQGPGQSPQQGPGQAPYGQRPPQQGGGQAPYGYPPAPSHGHPAPPQYGGRPAYGGGQGPGPGQYGGGQHHGGAQQWPQPPGGRDEPEYFGGQGGHGGHGGGHGGAPDPYAANNPGNTQAFSLGEDPYNDGDTYRAGQAPAGPIGPKLPWKDLLRGIVLRPGPTFLQMRDYAMWAPAVIVTFLYGLLAVFGFDEAREDVLNATLSTAVPYVLTTGVAISLSALILGVVTHSLARQFGGDGAWQPTVGLSMLIMALTDAPRVIVALFLGGGNGFVQLLGWATWLAAGALLTLMVTKSHELHWTRALGASAIQLLAILSIIKLGTF from the coding sequence GTGGCTGGATTCAGGATCGGACGCGGCGGCCGGGACAACCGCGCACAGCAATCGGGACGCCCCCAAGGACACCAGGGGCCGGGACAGAGCCCGCAGCAGGGCCCCGGGCAGGCCCCGTACGGACAGCGGCCCCCGCAGCAAGGCGGCGGCCAGGCGCCGTACGGCTACCCGCCCGCGCCCTCGCACGGACACCCGGCCCCACCCCAGTACGGCGGCCGGCCCGCCTACGGCGGCGGCCAGGGCCCCGGCCCCGGCCAGTACGGCGGCGGCCAGCACCACGGCGGCGCCCAGCAGTGGCCCCAGCCCCCCGGCGGCAGGGACGAGCCCGAGTACTTCGGCGGCCAGGGCGGTCACGGGGGACACGGCGGCGGCCACGGCGGCGCCCCCGACCCGTACGCCGCCAACAACCCCGGCAACACCCAGGCCTTCTCCCTCGGCGAGGACCCCTACAACGACGGGGACACCTACCGCGCGGGCCAGGCCCCCGCCGGACCCATCGGCCCCAAGCTGCCCTGGAAGGACCTGCTGCGCGGCATCGTGCTGCGCCCGGGCCCGACCTTCCTCCAGATGCGCGACTACGCGATGTGGGCCCCGGCCGTCATCGTCACGTTCCTCTACGGACTGCTCGCCGTCTTCGGCTTCGACGAGGCCCGCGAGGACGTCCTCAACGCCACGCTGTCCACGGCGGTCCCGTACGTCCTCACCACCGGCGTCGCGATCTCCCTGAGCGCGCTCATCCTCGGCGTCGTCACGCACAGCCTCGCCCGCCAGTTCGGCGGCGACGGCGCCTGGCAGCCGACCGTCGGCCTGTCCATGCTGATCATGGCGCTCACGGACGCGCCGCGCGTCATCGTCGCCCTGTTCCTCGGCGGCGGCAACGGCTTCGTCCAGCTGCTCGGCTGGGCCACCTGGCTCGCGGCGGGCGCGCTGCTCACCCTGATGGTGACCAAGTCGCACGAGCTGCACTGGACCCGCGCCCTCGGGGCCAGCGCCATCCAGCTGCTCGCGATCCTGTCGATCATCAAGCTCGGCACGTTCTGA